In the genome of Maniola jurtina chromosome 3, ilManJurt1.1, whole genome shotgun sequence, one region contains:
- the LOC123880934 gene encoding calcium-transporting ATPase sarcoplasmic/endoplasmic reticulum type isoform X1, producing the protein MEDAHSKSVDEVLGYFGTDPDKGLTPDQVKRNQDKYGPNELPTEEGKSIWQLVLEQFDDLLVKILLLAAIISFVLALFEEHEDAFSAFVEPFVILLILIANAVVGVWQERNAESAIEALKEYEPEMGKVLRGDKSGVQKIRAKEIVPGDIVEVSVGDKIPADIRLIKIFSTTIRIDQSILTGESVSVIKHTDAIPDPRAVNQDKKNILFSGTNVAAGKARGIVIGTGLNTAIGKIRTEMSETEEIKTPLQQKLDEFGEQLSKVISVICVAVWAINIGHFNDPAHGGSWIKGAVYYFKIAVALAVAAIPEGLPAVITTCLALGTRRMAKKNAIVRSLPSVETLGCTSVICSDKTGTLTTNQMSVSRMFIFEKIEGGDSSFLEFEITGSTYEPIGDVYLKGQKVKAAEFDTLHELGTICVMCNDSAIDFNEFKQAFEKVGEATETALIVLAEKMNPFNVPKTGLDRRSTAIVVRQEIETKWKKEFTLEFSRDRKSMSTYCTPLKPSRLGTGPKLFVKGAPEGVLERCSHARVGTAKVPLNSTLKNRILELTRQYGTGRDTLRCLALATADNPMKPEEMDLGDSNKFYTYEVNLTFVGVVGMLDPPRKEVFDSIVRCRAAGIRVIVITGDNKATAEAICRRIGVFGEDEDTTGKSYSGREFDDLSVSEQRAACAKARLFSRVEPAHKSKIVEYLQSMNEISAMTGDGVNDAPALKKAEIGIAMGSGTAVAKSAAEMVLADDNFSSIVAAVEEGRAIYNNMKQFIRYLISSNIGEVVSIFLTAALGLPEALIPVQLLWVNLVTDGLPATALGFNPPDLDIMDKPPRKANEGLISGWLFFRYMAIGGYVGAATVGAATWWFMYSPFGPQMTYWQLTHHLQCINGGEDFKGIDCKIFTDPHPMTMALSVLVTIEMLNAMNSLSENQSLVSMPPWCNMWLVGSMALSFTLHFVILHIEVLSAVFQVTPLSVEEWLTVMKFSLPVVLLDEVLKFVARKISDGKRTLLDWLDGMQWIVLMWAVFFGVIIYGPI; encoded by the exons AACTGCCTACAGAAGAAG GCAAAAGTATATGGCAGTTAGTACTGGAACAGTTTGATGACCTTTTAGTGAAGATTTTGCTGTTAGCTGCAATTATTTCTTTC GTATTAGCTTTATTTGAAGAGCATGAAGATGCATTCTCAGCATTCGTAGAACCTTTTGTTATTTTACTAATTCTAATTGCTAACGCTGTGGTAGGAGTATGGCAG gAAAGAAACGCAGAATCCGCCATAGAAGCTTTAAAAGAATACGAACCCGAAATGGGTAAAGTACTAAGAGGAGACAAATCCGGCGTACAGAAAATCCGAGCAAAAGAGATCGTGCCCGGTGACATCGTCGAGGTGTCCGTCGGAGACAAGATTCCCGCCGATATCCGCCTTATTAAGATTTTTTCTACCACCATCCGTATCGACCAGTCTATCCTGACTGGTGAATCCGTGTCTGTGATCAAACACACTGACGCCATTCCGGACCCTCGCGCTGTGAACCAGGACAAGAAGAACATTCTCTTCTCCGGTACCAACGTCGCTGCTGGCAAAGCCCGCGGTATCGTCATCGGCACCGGTCTCAACACTGCCATTGGTAAGATTCGTACTGAGATGTCTGAGACTGAGGAAATTAAGACACCCCTGCAACAGAAACTCGACGAATTCGGTGAGCAGCTGTCGAAGGTCATCTCTGTCATTTGTGTCGCCGTGTGGGCCATCAACATCGGCCACTTCAACGACCCCGCTCACGGCGGAAGCTGGATCAAGGGCGCCGTCTACTACTTCAAGATCGCTGTGGCCCTGGCCGTCGCTGCCATTCCAGAAGGTCTGCCCGCTGTCATCACCACTTGTCTCGCTCTCGGTACCAGAAGAATGGCTAAGAAGAACGCTATCGTCAGGTCGCTGCCCTCCGTCGAAACCCTCGGTTGTACTTCCGTCATTTGCTCCGACAAGACTGGCACGCTGACCACCAATCAGATGTCTGTATCCCGTATGTTCATCTTTGAAAAGATCGAAGGTGGTGACAGCAGCTTCCTCGAATTCGAAATCACCGGTTCCACTTACGAGCCTATCGGTGACGTGTACTTGAAAGGACAAAAGGTTAAGGCTGCGGAATTCGACACCCTCCATGAATTAGGTACCATTTGCGTGATGTGCAATGACTCCGCTATTGACTTCAACGAGTTCAAACAGGCATTCGAAAAAGTCGGTGAAGCCACAGAAACCGCCCTTATCGTTCTCGCCGAGAAGATGAATCCGTTCAACGTTCCTAAAACCGGCCTCGACCGCCGATCGACAGCTATCGTCGTCCGACAAGAGATTGAGACTAAATGGAAAAAAGAATTCACTCTCGAATTTTCCCGTGACAGGAAATCCATGTCCACCTATTGTACACCCCTCAAGCCCTCGCGTCTCGGCACCGGACCTAAACTGTTCGTTAAGGGTGCCCCAGAAGGCGTGTTGGAGCGTTGTAGCCACGCCCGTGTCGGAACTGCTAAAGTTCCTCTCAACTCGACCCTCAAGAACCGCATCTTGGAGCTCACTCGCCAATACGGTACTGGACGCGATACCCTACGTTGCTTAGCCCTGGCCACAGCCGACAACCCCATGAAGCCCGAAGAGATGGACCTCGGCGACTCCAACAAATTCTACACCTATGAAGTCAACCTTACGTTCGTCGGTGTCGTGGGCATGTTGGACCCTCCCCGCAAGGAAGTGTTCGACTCCATCGTTCGTTGCCGCGCTGCCGGCATCCGTGTCATTGTAATCACCGGTGACAACAAGGCTACCGCTGAAGCTATCTGCAG GCGTATCGGCGTGTTCGGAGAAGACGAGGACACGACCGGCAAATCTTACTCTGGTCGCGAGTTTGACGATCTCTCAGTGAGCGAGCAACGCGCCGCCTGTGCCAAGGCCCGTCTATTCTCGCGCGTCGAGCCCGCCCACAAGTCCAAGATTGTTGAATACTTACAGAGCATGAACGAAATCTCCGCTATG ACTGGTGACGGTGTGAACGACGCGCCCGCCCTCAAGAAGGCTGAAATCGGTATCGCCATGGGCTCCGGAACCGCCGTCGCCAAGTCTGCCGCCGAGATGGTGCTCGCCGACGACAACTTCTCATCCATCGTTGCCGCCGTTGAAGAAG GTCGTGCCATCTACAACAACATGAAGCAGTTCATCCGCTATCTGATCTCCTCCAACATCGGTGAAGTCGTGTCCATCTTCCTGACTGCCGCCCTGGGTCTGCCCGAAGCCCTCATTCCAGTACAGCTGCTATGGGTCAACCTGGTCACTGACGGTCTGCCCGCCACCGCTCTCGGCTTCAACCCACCTGACTTGGACATCATGGACAAACCACCCCGCAAGGCTAACGAAGGTCTCATTTCTGGATGGCTGTTCTTCAG GTATATGGCTATCGGAGGTTACGTGGGCGCGGCGACAGTGGGCGCCGCCACGTGGTGGTTCATGTACTCGCCGTTCGGACCGCAGATGACGTACTGGCAACTCACGCACCACTTGCAGTGCATCAATGGCGGCGAGGACTTCAAG GGCATCGACTGCAAAATCTTCACTGACCCTCACCCTATGACGATGGCGCTCTCCGTGCTGGTCACCATTGAGATGTTAAACGCCATGAACAGCTTGTCAGAGAACCAGTCGCTAGTATCCATGCCGCCCTGGTGCAACATGTGGCTCGTCGGCTCCATGGCGCTCTCCTTCACGCTACACTTCGTCATTCTACATATTGAGGTCCTCTCG GCCGTGTTCCAAGTGACGCCGCTGTCGGTGGAGGAGTGGCTGACGGTGATGAAGTTCTCGCTGCCCGTGGTGCTGCTGGACGAGGTGCTCAAGTTCGTCGCGCGCAAGATCTCCGACGGTAAACGAACCCTGCTTGACTGGCTCGACGGCATGCAATGGATTGTGCTCATGTGGGCCGTCTTCTTCGGCGTCATCATCTACGGACCCATATAA
- the LOC123880944 gene encoding uncharacterized protein LOC123880944 codes for MYSTWKLKELKDELKKRGGRITGKKSELVERLEAYDRNFNFGHQTLQASQSQAIDVPAVELYKDVNSSTILPKITKHHIQSYFDRFNKNICDAVKLYESRYLLVLRSATSGQDTYLKGYCKASMKQLQYEINIKLNNDGMPEEANCECAADEGNEAHCKHIAVVLLAAENIVQQKIIILHEVSTSQLQTFHKPSRKYYATPLRASRFPSKRDINNTVFSPYLKQNPDFDKKAFQCRFQSMILNYPQSSMPIKQIYPVASQRSICLDHEYLEKSAIDCFLESMVLQNVSEQKILEIERETRGQSNNPKWHSYRKTHITASIFHTVCHLKTESLLKYSSQILHKTTIKTKAMAHGNINEKIAMKKYMDTFNLEITECGLFLSKERPYLGASPDGLLGSETIIEVKCPYSSRNKEVCPLNVPYLQYENGKLSLKKNNIYYYQIQGQLYVTKRKFCNLLVYTFKSLEVIFIDYDEEFIKYMLEKLDYFYHNFFKAAVIKKLLYKE; via the exons ATGTATTCTACCTGGAAGCTCAAAGAATTGAAAgacgaattaaaaaaacgaGGAGGGAGGATAACTGGAAAGAAATCGGAACTTGTAGAAAG gttagAAGCCTACGatcgaaattttaattttggtcaCCAAACCCTGCAAGCTTCTCAAAGCCAAGCAATTGACGTACCTGCTGTAGAACTTTACAAAGACGTTAATAGCTCCACCATATTGCCGAAGATTACCAAACATCATATTCAAAGTtactttgatag attcaataaaaatatctgcGATGCTGTTAAATTGTATGAATCGAGATACCTTCTTGTTTTACGATCAGCAACATCTGGccaagatacttacctaaaag GTTATTGCAAGGCATCCATGAAACAACTTCAATACGAGATTAACATCAAATTAAATAACGATGGAATGCCTGAAGAGGCAAACTGTGAATGTGCAGCAGATGAAGGCAATGAAGCCCACTGTAAACACATTGCTGTGGTGCTTCTTGCAGCAGAAAACATTGtccagcaaaaaataataatacttcatGAAGTTTCTACGTCACAACTACAGACATTCCATAAGCCATCAAGGAAATATTATGCTACTCCATTACGAGCTTCCAGATTCCCATCAAAAAGGGATATAAATAATACTGTCTTCTCGCCATACTTGAAGCAAAACCCTGATTTTGACAAGAAGGCATTTCAATGCAGATTCCAGTCCATGATTCTAAATTATCCACAGTCATCAATGCCTATAAAACAGATATATCCTGTAGCCAGCCAACGAAGCATATGTTTGGACCATGAGTACTTGGAAAAAAGTGCTATAGATTGTTTTTTAGAATCTATGGTATTGCAAAATGTATCAGAACAAAAGATTCTGGAAATAGAAAGGGAGACTCGAGGACAAAGCAATAACCCAAAATGGCATAGTTACAGAAAAACCCATATAACAGCCAGCATTTTTCATACTGTGTGCcatttaaaaactgaaagtttattgaaatattccAGTCAAATCTTAcataaaactacaataaaaaccaaagcaatgGCACATggtaatataaatgaaaaaattgcaatgaaaaaatatatggacACTTTTAATCTTGAAATTACAGAATGTGGGTTATTTTTGAGTAAGGAACGTCCTTACCTAGGAGCATCCCCTGATGGCTTACTGGGATCAGAAACAATAATAGAAGTAAAATGTCCATATAGTTCGCGGAACAAAGAAGTTTGTCCACTAAATGTGCCATATCTACAATATGAAAATGGGAAACTCTCTTTGAAAAAGAACAACATATATTACTATCAAATACAAGGGCAATTGTATGTCACAAAAAGGAAATTTTGCAACTTATTGGTTTATACCTTCAAAAGTTTAGAAGTCATATTCATTGATTATGATGAAGAATTCATTAAGTACATGTTAGAAaaacttgattatttttatcacaactTCTTTAAAGCTGCTGTGATTAAAAAACTCCtatataaagaataa
- the LOC123880934 gene encoding calcium-transporting ATPase sarcoplasmic/endoplasmic reticulum type isoform X2 codes for MEDAHSKSVDEVLGYFGTDPDKGLTPDQVKRNQDKYGPNELPTEEGKSIWQLVLEQFDDLLVKILLLAAIISFVLALFEEHEDAFSAFVEPFVILLILIANAVVGVWQERNAESAIEALKEYEPEMGKVLRGDKSGVQKIRAKEIVPGDIVEVSVGDKIPADIRLIKIFSTTIRIDQSILTGESVSVIKHTDAIPDPRAVNQDKKNILFSGTNVAAGKARGIVIGTGLNTAIGKIRTEMSETEEIKTPLQQKLDEFGEQLSKVISVICVAVWAINIGHFNDPAHGGSWIKGAVYYFKIAVALAVAAIPEGLPAVITTCLALGTRRMAKKNAIVRSLPSVETLGCTSVICSDKTGTLTTNQMSVSRMFIFEKIEGGDSSFLEFEITGSTYEPIGDVYLKGQKVKAAEFDTLHELGTICVMCNDSAIDFNEFKQAFEKVGEATETALIVLAEKMNPFNVPKTGLDRRSTAIVVRQEIETKWKKEFTLEFSRDRKSMSTYCTPLKPSRLGTGPKLFVKGAPEGVLERCSHARVGTAKVPLNSTLKNRILELTRQYGTGRDTLRCLALATADNPMKPEEMDLGDSNKFYTYEVNLTFVGVVGMLDPPRKEVFDSIVRCRAAGIRVIVITGDNKATAEAICRRIGVFGEDEDTTGKSYSGREFDDLSVSEQRAACAKARLFSRVEPAHKSKIVEYLQSMNEISAMTGDGVNDAPALKKAEIGIAMGSGTAVAKSAAEMVLADDNFSSIVAAVEEGRAIYNNMKQFIRYLISSNIGEVVSIFLTAALGLPEALIPVQLLWVNLVTDGLPATALGFNPPDLDIMDKPPRKANEGLISGWLFFRYMAIGGYVGAATVGAATWWFMYSPFGPQMTYWQLTHHLQCINGGEDFKGIDCKIFTDPHPMTMALSVLVTIEMLNAMNSLSENQSLVSMPPWCNMWLVGSMALSFTLHFVILHIEVLSAVFQVTPLSVEEWLTVMKFSLPVVLLDEVLKFVARKISDANEVVIDKW; via the exons AACTGCCTACAGAAGAAG GCAAAAGTATATGGCAGTTAGTACTGGAACAGTTTGATGACCTTTTAGTGAAGATTTTGCTGTTAGCTGCAATTATTTCTTTC GTATTAGCTTTATTTGAAGAGCATGAAGATGCATTCTCAGCATTCGTAGAACCTTTTGTTATTTTACTAATTCTAATTGCTAACGCTGTGGTAGGAGTATGGCAG gAAAGAAACGCAGAATCCGCCATAGAAGCTTTAAAAGAATACGAACCCGAAATGGGTAAAGTACTAAGAGGAGACAAATCCGGCGTACAGAAAATCCGAGCAAAAGAGATCGTGCCCGGTGACATCGTCGAGGTGTCCGTCGGAGACAAGATTCCCGCCGATATCCGCCTTATTAAGATTTTTTCTACCACCATCCGTATCGACCAGTCTATCCTGACTGGTGAATCCGTGTCTGTGATCAAACACACTGACGCCATTCCGGACCCTCGCGCTGTGAACCAGGACAAGAAGAACATTCTCTTCTCCGGTACCAACGTCGCTGCTGGCAAAGCCCGCGGTATCGTCATCGGCACCGGTCTCAACACTGCCATTGGTAAGATTCGTACTGAGATGTCTGAGACTGAGGAAATTAAGACACCCCTGCAACAGAAACTCGACGAATTCGGTGAGCAGCTGTCGAAGGTCATCTCTGTCATTTGTGTCGCCGTGTGGGCCATCAACATCGGCCACTTCAACGACCCCGCTCACGGCGGAAGCTGGATCAAGGGCGCCGTCTACTACTTCAAGATCGCTGTGGCCCTGGCCGTCGCTGCCATTCCAGAAGGTCTGCCCGCTGTCATCACCACTTGTCTCGCTCTCGGTACCAGAAGAATGGCTAAGAAGAACGCTATCGTCAGGTCGCTGCCCTCCGTCGAAACCCTCGGTTGTACTTCCGTCATTTGCTCCGACAAGACTGGCACGCTGACCACCAATCAGATGTCTGTATCCCGTATGTTCATCTTTGAAAAGATCGAAGGTGGTGACAGCAGCTTCCTCGAATTCGAAATCACCGGTTCCACTTACGAGCCTATCGGTGACGTGTACTTGAAAGGACAAAAGGTTAAGGCTGCGGAATTCGACACCCTCCATGAATTAGGTACCATTTGCGTGATGTGCAATGACTCCGCTATTGACTTCAACGAGTTCAAACAGGCATTCGAAAAAGTCGGTGAAGCCACAGAAACCGCCCTTATCGTTCTCGCCGAGAAGATGAATCCGTTCAACGTTCCTAAAACCGGCCTCGACCGCCGATCGACAGCTATCGTCGTCCGACAAGAGATTGAGACTAAATGGAAAAAAGAATTCACTCTCGAATTTTCCCGTGACAGGAAATCCATGTCCACCTATTGTACACCCCTCAAGCCCTCGCGTCTCGGCACCGGACCTAAACTGTTCGTTAAGGGTGCCCCAGAAGGCGTGTTGGAGCGTTGTAGCCACGCCCGTGTCGGAACTGCTAAAGTTCCTCTCAACTCGACCCTCAAGAACCGCATCTTGGAGCTCACTCGCCAATACGGTACTGGACGCGATACCCTACGTTGCTTAGCCCTGGCCACAGCCGACAACCCCATGAAGCCCGAAGAGATGGACCTCGGCGACTCCAACAAATTCTACACCTATGAAGTCAACCTTACGTTCGTCGGTGTCGTGGGCATGTTGGACCCTCCCCGCAAGGAAGTGTTCGACTCCATCGTTCGTTGCCGCGCTGCCGGCATCCGTGTCATTGTAATCACCGGTGACAACAAGGCTACCGCTGAAGCTATCTGCAG GCGTATCGGCGTGTTCGGAGAAGACGAGGACACGACCGGCAAATCTTACTCTGGTCGCGAGTTTGACGATCTCTCAGTGAGCGAGCAACGCGCCGCCTGTGCCAAGGCCCGTCTATTCTCGCGCGTCGAGCCCGCCCACAAGTCCAAGATTGTTGAATACTTACAGAGCATGAACGAAATCTCCGCTATG ACTGGTGACGGTGTGAACGACGCGCCCGCCCTCAAGAAGGCTGAAATCGGTATCGCCATGGGCTCCGGAACCGCCGTCGCCAAGTCTGCCGCCGAGATGGTGCTCGCCGACGACAACTTCTCATCCATCGTTGCCGCCGTTGAAGAAG GTCGTGCCATCTACAACAACATGAAGCAGTTCATCCGCTATCTGATCTCCTCCAACATCGGTGAAGTCGTGTCCATCTTCCTGACTGCCGCCCTGGGTCTGCCCGAAGCCCTCATTCCAGTACAGCTGCTATGGGTCAACCTGGTCACTGACGGTCTGCCCGCCACCGCTCTCGGCTTCAACCCACCTGACTTGGACATCATGGACAAACCACCCCGCAAGGCTAACGAAGGTCTCATTTCTGGATGGCTGTTCTTCAG GTATATGGCTATCGGAGGTTACGTGGGCGCGGCGACAGTGGGCGCCGCCACGTGGTGGTTCATGTACTCGCCGTTCGGACCGCAGATGACGTACTGGCAACTCACGCACCACTTGCAGTGCATCAATGGCGGCGAGGACTTCAAG GGCATCGACTGCAAAATCTTCACTGACCCTCACCCTATGACGATGGCGCTCTCCGTGCTGGTCACCATTGAGATGTTAAACGCCATGAACAGCTTGTCAGAGAACCAGTCGCTAGTATCCATGCCGCCCTGGTGCAACATGTGGCTCGTCGGCTCCATGGCGCTCTCCTTCACGCTACACTTCGTCATTCTACATATTGAGGTCCTCTCG GCCGTGTTCCAAGTGACGCCGCTGTCGGTGGAGGAGTGGCTGACGGTGATGAAGTTCTCGCTGCCCGTGGTGCTGCTGGACGAGGTGCTCAAGTTCGTCGCGCGCAAGATCTCCGACG CGAACGAGGTGGTCATTGACAAGTGGTAA
- the LOC123880934 gene encoding calcium-transporting ATPase sarcoplasmic/endoplasmic reticulum type isoform X3, translated as MEDAHSKSVDEVLGYFGTDPDKGLTPDQVKRNQDKYGPNELPTEEGKSIWQLVLEQFDDLLVKILLLAAIISFVLALFEEHEDAFSAFVEPFVILLILIANAVVGVWQERNAESAIEALKEYEPEMGKVLRGDKSGVQKIRAKEIVPGDIVEVSVGDKIPADIRLIKIFSTTIRIDQSILTGESVSVIKHTDAIPDPRAVNQDKKNILFSGTNVAAGKARGIVIGTGLNTAIGKIRTEMSETEEIKTPLQQKLDEFGEQLSKVISVICVAVWAINIGHFNDPAHGGSWIKGAVYYFKIAVALAVAAIPEGLPAVITTCLALGTRRMAKKNAIVRSLPSVETLGCTSVICSDKTGTLTTNQMSVSRMFIFEKIEGGDSSFLEFEITGSTYEPIGDVYLKGQKVKAAEFDTLHELGTICVMCNDSAIDFNEFKQAFEKVGEATETALIVLAEKMNPFNVPKTGLDRRSTAIVVRQEIETKWKKEFTLEFSRDRKSMSTYCTPLKPSRLGTGPKLFVKGAPEGVLERCSHARVGTAKVPLNSTLKNRILELTRQYGTGRDTLRCLALATADNPMKPEEMDLGDSNKFYTYEVNLTFVGVVGMLDPPRKEVFDSIVRCRAAGIRVIVITGDNKATAEAICRRIGVFGEDEDTTGKSYSGREFDDLSVSEQRAACAKARLFSRVEPAHKSKIVEYLQSMNEISAMTGDGVNDAPALKKAEIGIAMGSGTAVAKSAAEMVLADDNFSSIVAAVEEGRAIYNNMKQFIRYLISSNIGEVVSIFLTAALGLPEALIPVQLLWVNLVTDGLPATALGFNPPDLDIMDKPPRKANEGLISGWLFFRYMAIGGYVGAATVGAATWWFMYSPFGPQMTYWQLTHHLQCINGGEDFKGIDCKIFTDPHPMTMALSVLVTIEMLNAMNSLSENQSLVSMPPWCNMWLVGSMALSFTLHFVILHIEVLSAVFQVTPLSVEEWLTVMKFSLPVVLLDEVLKFVARKISDAKPTWTL; from the exons AACTGCCTACAGAAGAAG GCAAAAGTATATGGCAGTTAGTACTGGAACAGTTTGATGACCTTTTAGTGAAGATTTTGCTGTTAGCTGCAATTATTTCTTTC GTATTAGCTTTATTTGAAGAGCATGAAGATGCATTCTCAGCATTCGTAGAACCTTTTGTTATTTTACTAATTCTAATTGCTAACGCTGTGGTAGGAGTATGGCAG gAAAGAAACGCAGAATCCGCCATAGAAGCTTTAAAAGAATACGAACCCGAAATGGGTAAAGTACTAAGAGGAGACAAATCCGGCGTACAGAAAATCCGAGCAAAAGAGATCGTGCCCGGTGACATCGTCGAGGTGTCCGTCGGAGACAAGATTCCCGCCGATATCCGCCTTATTAAGATTTTTTCTACCACCATCCGTATCGACCAGTCTATCCTGACTGGTGAATCCGTGTCTGTGATCAAACACACTGACGCCATTCCGGACCCTCGCGCTGTGAACCAGGACAAGAAGAACATTCTCTTCTCCGGTACCAACGTCGCTGCTGGCAAAGCCCGCGGTATCGTCATCGGCACCGGTCTCAACACTGCCATTGGTAAGATTCGTACTGAGATGTCTGAGACTGAGGAAATTAAGACACCCCTGCAACAGAAACTCGACGAATTCGGTGAGCAGCTGTCGAAGGTCATCTCTGTCATTTGTGTCGCCGTGTGGGCCATCAACATCGGCCACTTCAACGACCCCGCTCACGGCGGAAGCTGGATCAAGGGCGCCGTCTACTACTTCAAGATCGCTGTGGCCCTGGCCGTCGCTGCCATTCCAGAAGGTCTGCCCGCTGTCATCACCACTTGTCTCGCTCTCGGTACCAGAAGAATGGCTAAGAAGAACGCTATCGTCAGGTCGCTGCCCTCCGTCGAAACCCTCGGTTGTACTTCCGTCATTTGCTCCGACAAGACTGGCACGCTGACCACCAATCAGATGTCTGTATCCCGTATGTTCATCTTTGAAAAGATCGAAGGTGGTGACAGCAGCTTCCTCGAATTCGAAATCACCGGTTCCACTTACGAGCCTATCGGTGACGTGTACTTGAAAGGACAAAAGGTTAAGGCTGCGGAATTCGACACCCTCCATGAATTAGGTACCATTTGCGTGATGTGCAATGACTCCGCTATTGACTTCAACGAGTTCAAACAGGCATTCGAAAAAGTCGGTGAAGCCACAGAAACCGCCCTTATCGTTCTCGCCGAGAAGATGAATCCGTTCAACGTTCCTAAAACCGGCCTCGACCGCCGATCGACAGCTATCGTCGTCCGACAAGAGATTGAGACTAAATGGAAAAAAGAATTCACTCTCGAATTTTCCCGTGACAGGAAATCCATGTCCACCTATTGTACACCCCTCAAGCCCTCGCGTCTCGGCACCGGACCTAAACTGTTCGTTAAGGGTGCCCCAGAAGGCGTGTTGGAGCGTTGTAGCCACGCCCGTGTCGGAACTGCTAAAGTTCCTCTCAACTCGACCCTCAAGAACCGCATCTTGGAGCTCACTCGCCAATACGGTACTGGACGCGATACCCTACGTTGCTTAGCCCTGGCCACAGCCGACAACCCCATGAAGCCCGAAGAGATGGACCTCGGCGACTCCAACAAATTCTACACCTATGAAGTCAACCTTACGTTCGTCGGTGTCGTGGGCATGTTGGACCCTCCCCGCAAGGAAGTGTTCGACTCCATCGTTCGTTGCCGCGCTGCCGGCATCCGTGTCATTGTAATCACCGGTGACAACAAGGCTACCGCTGAAGCTATCTGCAG GCGTATCGGCGTGTTCGGAGAAGACGAGGACACGACCGGCAAATCTTACTCTGGTCGCGAGTTTGACGATCTCTCAGTGAGCGAGCAACGCGCCGCCTGTGCCAAGGCCCGTCTATTCTCGCGCGTCGAGCCCGCCCACAAGTCCAAGATTGTTGAATACTTACAGAGCATGAACGAAATCTCCGCTATG ACTGGTGACGGTGTGAACGACGCGCCCGCCCTCAAGAAGGCTGAAATCGGTATCGCCATGGGCTCCGGAACCGCCGTCGCCAAGTCTGCCGCCGAGATGGTGCTCGCCGACGACAACTTCTCATCCATCGTTGCCGCCGTTGAAGAAG GTCGTGCCATCTACAACAACATGAAGCAGTTCATCCGCTATCTGATCTCCTCCAACATCGGTGAAGTCGTGTCCATCTTCCTGACTGCCGCCCTGGGTCTGCCCGAAGCCCTCATTCCAGTACAGCTGCTATGGGTCAACCTGGTCACTGACGGTCTGCCCGCCACCGCTCTCGGCTTCAACCCACCTGACTTGGACATCATGGACAAACCACCCCGCAAGGCTAACGAAGGTCTCATTTCTGGATGGCTGTTCTTCAG GTATATGGCTATCGGAGGTTACGTGGGCGCGGCGACAGTGGGCGCCGCCACGTGGTGGTTCATGTACTCGCCGTTCGGACCGCAGATGACGTACTGGCAACTCACGCACCACTTGCAGTGCATCAATGGCGGCGAGGACTTCAAG GGCATCGACTGCAAAATCTTCACTGACCCTCACCCTATGACGATGGCGCTCTCCGTGCTGGTCACCATTGAGATGTTAAACGCCATGAACAGCTTGTCAGAGAACCAGTCGCTAGTATCCATGCCGCCCTGGTGCAACATGTGGCTCGTCGGCTCCATGGCGCTCTCCTTCACGCTACACTTCGTCATTCTACATATTGAGGTCCTCTCG GCCGTGTTCCAAGTGACGCCGCTGTCGGTGGAGGAGTGGCTGACGGTGATGAAGTTCTCGCTGCCCGTGGTGCTGCTGGACGAGGTGCTCAAGTTCGTCGCGCGCAAGATCTCCGACG CCAAGCCGACGTGGACGTTGTAA